The following coding sequences are from one Nicotiana tomentosiformis chromosome 3, ASM39032v3, whole genome shotgun sequence window:
- the LOC104108813 gene encoding serine/threonine-protein phosphatase 2A 65 kDa regulatory subunit A beta isoform-like, translating into MSMSDESAYGAAVLIDELMNEDRELRLNSMRQLSTIARALGVERTRTEFIQYIRENFDDEDDEEVLLEMAEQLGVFIPYVGGAEHATVLLPPLKGLCSDGESRVRDKAVESLCKIGSQMREPDLIESFIPLLKRLTDKEWTAQISSCGLFHIGYPNAPEPVRKELRTLYNQLCHDDTPLVRKAAAKNLGKFAETVEKPYLMNDIMPMFKYLSQDDQDSIRLLAVKNCAALGKLLAPQVCLAEILPVMISLAQDASWQVRYTVADQIYELCETVGPDATRTEMVPAYVGLLRDNETEVRKAAAGKVTKVFQILSPELPVQHIFPCVKELSSDPFQEVPFALASDIMGLAPILGKDQTVEQLLPIFLSLLKDESTQIRVNIISKIEQVNQVIGIDLLSQSLLSVIDELSEAKHWRVRVALINFIPLLASQLGFGFYNDKIGALCMQWLIDKVHQVRVAAANNLRLLAEKFGPEWASEHIIPQVLDMVDDRNYLYRITILHALSLLAPVMGSEITTSTFLPVILAASTDRVPNVRFNVAKVLGYLASVVDQSVVEERIRPCLNKFNEDEDVDVRFFANKALQAIYQ; encoded by the exons ATGTCTATGAGCGACGAATCCGCGTATGGCGCTGCTGTTTTAATCGATGAATTGATGAATGAAGACAGGGAACTTAGATTGAATTCCATGCGACAACTGTCTACTATTGCACGTGCGCTTGGTGTGGAGAGAACTCGGACAGAGTTCATTCAATATATCAGAGAGAATTTTGATGACGAGGATGATGAGGAAGTTCTTCTTGAAATGGCTGAACAGTTGGGGGTGTTTATTCCATATGTGGGAGGAGCTGAACATGCTACTGTCTTACTTCCACCGTTGAAAGGTCTTTGTAGTGATGGAGAGAGTCGTGTTAGGGACAAAGCAGTTGAGTCATTGTGCAAAATAGGATCTCAAATGAGGGAACCAGACTTGATCGAATCGTTTATTCCACTGCTGAAG AGACTGACTGATAAGGAGTGGACTGCTCAAATTTCTTCATGCGGATTATTTCACATTGGTTACCCAAACGCCCCAGAGCCTGTAAGAAAGGAACTAAGAACTCTATACAACCAACTTTGCCACGATGACACACCTTTGGTAAGGAAAGCAGCAGCAAAAAATCTTGGAAAGTTTGCTGAGACTGTTGAGAAACCCTATCTGATGAATGACATCATGCCAATGTTCAAGTATCTGAGTCAGGACG ATCAAGATTCTATCCGTTTATTGGCTGTCAAGAATTGTGCAGCTTTAGGGAAGCTATTGGCGCCACAAGTTTGTCTAGCAGAGATTCTCCCTGTCATGATTAGTTTGGCACAG GATGCTTCTTGGCAAGTTCGTTACACGGTTGCAGATCAAATTTATGAACTATGTGAGACAGTTGGACCAGATGCTACCAG GACGGAGATGGTCCCTGCATATGTTGGTTTACTTCGAGATAATGAAACTGAAGTCCGCAAAGCTGCAGCTGGTAAAGTCACCAAGGTTTTCCAGATATTGAGCCCTGAGCTTCCAGTCCAGCATATCTTTCCTTGTGTCAAG GAACTATCATCAGATCCATTCCAGGAGGTTCCTTTTGCTTTGGCTTCAGATATTATGGGACTAGCTCCTATTTTAGGAAAG GATCAAACTGTTGAGCAGCTTCTCCCAATATTCCTCTCTCTTCTAAAGGATGAGTCCACTCAAATTCGTGTGAACATTATTAGTAAGATTGAGCAAGTGAACCAG GTGATTGGAATTGATCTGCTTTCCCAATCACTGCTGTCAGTTATTGATGAACTTTCAGAGGCTAAACACTGGAGAGTTCGGGTTGCATTAATTAACTTCATCCCTCTATTGGCCAGTCAGCTTGGTTTTGGCTTTTACAATGACAAAATTGGTGCTCTTTGCATGCAATGGTTAATAGATAAG GTTCACCAAGTTCGAGTTGCAGCAGCTAATAATCTTAGGCTCCTCGCAGAAAAATTTGGTCCAGAATGGGCATCAGAGCATATAATTCCACAG GTTTTGGACATGGTTGATGACCGAAATTATCTGTATCGGATAACCATACTTCACGCACTTTCTCTTCTTGCCCCTGTAATGGGCTCAGAGATTACTACTTCCACATTTTTGCCAGTTATACTTGCTGCTTCAACAGACAG GGTACCTAATGTCAGGTTCAATGTGGCAAAGGTGTTGGGATATCTTGCTTCTGTAGTTGATCAATCT GTTGTGGAAGAAAGAATTCGGCCTTGTTTGAATAAATTCAATGAGGACGAGGATGTTGATGTTAGGTTTTTTGCCAACAAAGCCCTACAGGCAATCTATCAGTGA